The region GTCTTCATCGAACAAGCGAGCATAGGCTCCCCATCCATCGGTATAAAAGGTTTGAACCCCAAACGGTGCTAACAATGCTTTTAACTCGACCAACGCTTGGTCTTGATGGTCTGCCAGCACATACGCCAATACCTGCCCCGTCTGATGGTCAATGGCATGCCACAGCCAACGTTCCTGTTTTTTACACCGGACAAAGCTCCACATCTCGTCTGCTTCGGCTTCTTCGATGTGTTTGGCAATGGTCACAGCTGTTGGCTCCAGTTGTTCCAACAATGATCGATTGATCTGTTCAAGATGACGATCTTTTTTTTAATTCTTCAATGACAGTAGTCGGACTAATTCTGAGTACTCGTGCAGTATCGCGAATTCCGCTGCCATTGAGTGCCATCTCACAAATCTGTTGTTTCACATCAGGTAAGTAACCTCGGTAGGAATACTCCAGAACAAAGCTATGGCGAGTGCATTCGGAATTCCGACATTTATATCGTTGTTTGCCTTCAGCCGTCTTGCCATGTTTGACGATGTTAGTGCTGTTGCAAGTGGGACAGTGTACAGGTTCGAGTACCATCGTAGTCGTTTTGAACTACCCTAACTGATTTGGTAATTCTATTTACCCTGATCCTTAGCCCCATGTCTAGAACATTACCTTAATCTTCATTAATGCTGATGGTTCCCCAGGTTTTCTGTCTTAGCCTTCTAGAATCAAGACATATTCCTTCACGTTTCAACTGTGGCTAACCTTTATTGGCTGAATCAAATTCGCCCCGAATACCGTGCATCAGTGGGATTGAAGGCATTTTATTTGAGCCATTTGCAACAAAAGGGCTACCCTGTTGTGCCAGGCTTTGTTGTGTCAGCCCTGACTCTGCAGACATTTTTGGAGTCC is a window of Leptolyngbyaceae cyanobacterium JSC-12 DNA encoding:
- a CDS encoding transposase, IS1 family (IMG reference gene:2510094909~PFAM: IS1 transposase), which codes for MTIAKHIEEAEADEMWSFVRCKKQERWLWHAIDHQTGQVLAYVLADHQDQALVELKALLAPFGVQTFYTDGWGAYARLFDEDQHVVGKQNTQKIERKHLTLRTRIKRLARKTICFSKSERLHDIVIGLFINRYEFGRVV
- a CDS encoding transposase (IMG reference gene:2510094910~PFAM: Insertion element protein) codes for the protein MVLEPVHCPTCNSTNIVKHGKTAEGKQRYKCRNSECTRHSFVLEYSYRGYLPDVKQQICEMALNGSGIRDTARVLRISPTTVIEELKKRSSS